Proteins from one Colias croceus chromosome 22, ilColCroc2.1 genomic window:
- the LOC123701782 gene encoding syntaxin-16, whose protein sequence is MASRSLTEVFVLMRNNAIHTRQIFSEQANDHGHEKVRLMRSNSHDMEAGMEMRSESDAPPPWSDCLEETHYIISRLKSKISELQARHERQIRRPALDDSSEQQHIERVAADIGKHFTQAHARISNIRAQVRHGNKSEQKLANNVVLALVTTLQDLSLTFRTAQSNYLKSLTSREERSNVYFDLPNFEELSLDDNELLPGLTNNQTDLLFALPSTSNYEEDGRNQNQKQLLLMEEENTQMIAEREKEVNKIVRSIVDLNDIFKDLAHMVHEQGTILDRIDYNIEQTQVQVHEGYKQLQKAERYQRKNRKMHCILILAVVVIVMSILLIIVKS, encoded by the exons ATGGCGTCCAGAAGCTTGACTGAAGTATTTGTGCTAATGCGAAATAATGCAATACACACTCGACAAATATTTTCAGAACAG GCCAATGATCATGGTCATGAAAAAGTTAGGCTCATGCGGTCTAACTCTCATGACATGGAAGCTGGCATGGAAATGAGATCGGAATCAGATGCACCACCACCTTGGAGTGACTGTTTAGAAGAAACACATTACATCATTTCAAG GTTAAAAAGCAAAATATCAGAGTTACAAGCTCGCCACGAGCGTCAGATCCGTCGTCCCGCGTTAGATGACAGTAGCGAGCAGCAGCACATTGAGAGAGTCGCAGCAGATATCGGGAAACATTTCACGCAGGCACACGCGAGGATCAGTAATATTAGGGCGCAGGTTCGACATG GTAACAAATCGGAACAGAAACTAGCAAACAACGTAGTACTAGCTCTAGTAACGACATTACAAGACCTCAGTCTAACATTCCGAACCGCACAATCAAATTATCTCAAATCGCTAACATCGAGAGAAGAGCGATCAAATGTATATTTCGATCTACCAAATTTCGAAGAACTAAGCCTCGACGATAATGAACTACTTCCCGGCCTTACAAACAACCAGACAGACTTACTTTTCGCGTTACCTAGTACGTCAAATTACGAGGAAGACGGTAGGAATCAGAATCAAAAGCAGCTCTTGCTTATGGAAGAAGAAAACACGCAAATGATAGCAGAGAGAGAGAAAGAAGTGAACAAAATTGTACGTTCGATAGTCGACCTTAACGACATTTTCAAGGATTTAGCTCATATGGTGCACGAACAAGGCACTATATtggatagaatagattataaCATTGAACAAACGCAAGTGCAAGTACATGAAGGATATAAGCAGTTGCAGAAAGCGGAACGGTACCAAAGGAAGAATAGAAAGATGCATTGTATACTGATATTGGCAGTTGTTGTTATAGTTATGTCGatattgttgattattgttaAAAGTTAG